The DNA segment CCGACCCGGGCGGGGGCATTGCCTGCGAGACGCACCGTCTGGCCGTCGGTGGTCGGTATCGTCGCGTTGGTCATCGGTGCCTTAGGGGTGCTGATGAACGCGTGGGGCGTCCTCATGATGCTGGTGCCGGCGGTCTCTCCCGGCATGTCGTCGGTCAACAACGCGACGATGCAGGCATTTGAGACCTACGCACCGCTCCTCCTGCCCTGCTATCTCGCCGGCGTCGTGCTTGCTGTGACGCTGGGCGTTTCCGGGGTCGGGTTGTTGCAGCGGCGGCGGTGGGGGGCGCGGCTCGTGTGGGGCTGGGGATGGGTGAAGATCCTGCAGACGGTTGCCGCCAGCATCGGCGCGGCGCTGATGCAGCGGGCGCAGATGGTCGGGATGGTCTCGTCGACGCCAGTGCCGGCCGGAATGCCAGCCGGGATGCCCGATGTGGTGATGGTGCTGACTCTCATCATGTCCATGGCGTGGGGGCTCGCGCTCCCGGTGTTCGTGCTGGTATGGCTGAGCCTTCGGACGATCAGGGAGCAAACGGCCACCTGGCGCTGAGGTGATCAGCGGCAGATGACGGAGCGATTCGCGATGCGGTGCAAGATGTGCAACTACTCGCTCTGGAATCTTCCCTCACGGACCTGTCCGGAGTGCGGGACGCCCTTTCGGCCAAGCGACTTCGACTTTGTGCCCAACAGCGTGCGATTCTGCTGCCCGGGCTGTCGCCAGGATTACTACGGCACGGGCTCGCGCGGTCATTTGGTTCCAGGGGAGTTTGCCTGTGTGCGGTGTGGCCGGCATCTTCACATGGATGACATGGTGCTGCTACCCACGGAAGGCCTGGTCGAGGAGCAGACGCAGGTCGACGTTGTGCCGTGGCTTGACCGCAAGCGGCGCGGCCGGCTCGTCGGGTGGATTACGACCGTAGGGCTGGCCCTTGGCATGCCGCGGCGGTTGGCAGGTGCAATCCCCGTGGGGCGAGGGACGGGAGCAGCCCTCGGGTTCCTTGTCGTCACGTCATTTGTCTACCTGGCCATCGGCCTTGCGGTTCCGGCGCTCGCCATGGCCGCGTTGACGGTTGCGGCGGGCCAGTTCGGGGCGCTCGTGTTGCTGCTGATCGGTCCGCTTCTTCTCATCGTTGCGATGGTGCTGTGGGCTCTTTGCACCCATCTGATCCTCGCGCTGACAGGAGGGACCCCGCGGGGTGTCTCAGGCACCCTTGCGTGCGCCTGCTACGCAAGCGGGGCAAATGTGCTTTTGGCCATCCCCTGTCTCTCGTTCTACATGATCCCTCTGGCGTGGATATGGAGCGCGATTGCTCTCAGCATCATGCTGATCGTGGCCCAGCGTGTCTCAGCTCTCCGCGGCATCCTGGCGGCCGTCATCCCGCCGCTGCTCCTGGTTTTGACAGGTGTAGGGCTCGTCGGCTTCGCCATCTGGACCACCACACAGCAGGTTGCTGCTATGGCGGCCACACAGTCTGGATCCGTCGCGGCGACCATGGCGATCGAGGCTGTAACCGACGGGATTATGGAGTTTGTGGAGGACAACGAAGGGTCGCTGCCGCCCCACGGTGTGGCGCTCGTTGCGGATCGGCATCTCTCGATTTCGGACTTGTACTCCAGTGGGATGCCGGCGGCACCGGACCGAATGGTGGCGGGCGTCGATCTGATCGACCTGGTCACGATGAGCCAGTCCGACAAGACGGCAGCGGTAGAGCGGGCGGCGGGGATGTTGCCGGATGGGGTCATTGCCCATCGGGTCGGTGACGTCGTGTTCGCCTACCACGGGATTGACATGGTCGATGAAGCAACTGACCCGCGGCTGTGGATCTGTGTGCTCGTACCAGAGAGTGGGGCTGGCCCGGCTACCCTCAGAATTATCCGGCGGATGGTTATGGTCGGGAGGGTTGACGGACAGACAGAAGGGTTCTCCAGCGATTCCTGGCCAGAGCAACTGAACCTTCAGAACGCCCTGCGCGCCAAGCACGGGCTTGCACCGCTGCCCGATCCACTCGGTGTGTCGCAGGATGCGCCGGTCGCGGCGACCACTGGGTTACCGTCTGGGTTGTAGCTAAATGGGGAAGCTACGCGTTCGCCTGTCCATGAGCCTCGACAAACCAAAGGGCCTTGTCCGTTCCTCGGGAGACCTCGGTGAAGATGTCCGCGGTGTTCTTGTCGCCGAGGCGGTCAGCCTGGTCGATGGCCTTTCGTGCTAGGGCGCCGAACGAGGCCAAGGCGGCAGAGAGCGCCGCAACATGCTGACGCCCGCCGGAGATGTTCAGGGGATACTCCCCCAGCGAGCTCTTCGCCGCCGCAACGCGGGCGGTGCCGAGCGGAGTGCCACCGAGTTGCGCCGTCCTCTCGGCGATCAGGTCGGCGAACTCGCTGACCTCACCCGAGATCCGGTCGAACAACTCGTGGAGCGCGATGAAGGACGGGCCCTTCACGTTCCAGTGGGCCTGCTTTACCTGTGTCTGTAGGTCAACGCAATCGGCCAACCGGGCGTTGAGCAACTCCACAACGGCTGTTCGAACCTTGAGCGGAAGGTCATTCTTGGTCTTGTGCATGGGCAAACTCTAGACCGGATCGGCACGCGGCGATCCCGCATCAGTGCCGGTCGGTACACTGTGACCGCATGCCCGATCGCCCATGGTACGAATCCGCTTTGAACCGCCTTCCCAGTCGTCCGGAGGGTGGAAGCGATGTGGTCGACAGCGAGCGTGCCCCTATGGGCGCGGTGCTCTTCGAGTTCTCATGGGAGGTCTGCAACCAACTCGGCGGTATCTACCAGGTTCTCCGGTCGAAAGCCAAGCGGATGGCCGAGCGGTGGCGCAATCGGTACTTCCTGGTTGGTCCCTACGTCGAGGCGCGGGCGGCGTTGGAGTTTGAGCCGAAGAAGCCGACGGGATGGATCGCCAAGGTGGTCGATGACCTCGGCGCACAGGGAGTCATCGCTCACCACGGACGGTGGCTCATCCCCGGACGGCCGCGAGTGCTGCTGCTGGAGTTCAGGCCCGGGCCGGCGGAGCTTCAGGAACTGAAGTACTTCGTATGGGAACACCATGGCATCGAGACTCCGGGTGATGTGTGGATGATCGATGGCGTCGTCGCCCTCGCCGAGGCGAGCCGGCGGCTCTTGCACGCTGTATCGCGCCGTTGGGCGGCGGCGAGTGAGGCCGATGCCGGCGCCGATGAGGGGCACCCATCGACGAGCGGGCCGTTGCGGCCCGGCCGTCGGGTCGTGGCGCATTTCCACGAGTGGCTGGCGGGTCTGGCGATTCCGATGATCCGCCGCGATGGGCTGCCCGTGGCGACGGTCTTCACCACGCACGCGACGATTCTCGGCAGGTCGATGGCGTGGAACGATGAAGCGTTCTACGACCACCTGCCTTGGGTGAACCAGGCCGAGGAGGCTGGGCGGTTCAACGTCCGATGCCAGCACGCAATCGAGCGGGCGGCGGCGCATGGGTCGGACGTGTTCACCACCGTCTCGCCGATTACGGGGGAGGAGTGCACGCATCTGCTCGGGCGCGGGCCGGACCTGATCCTGCCGAACGGGATCAGTGTCGAACAGTCTACGGTGAGCCACGAGTTTCAGAACGCGCACGGGCAGTTCAAGGACCGGATCCACCGGTTCGTTATGGGGCACTTCTTCCCGAGCTACTCGTTCGATCTGGACCGAACCCTCTATTTCTTTACGAGCGGCCGATTCGAGCCTCGGAACAAAGGATTCGATCTCTGCCTGGAAGCGATGGCCCGGCTCAACGCCGAACTCAAGGCGTCGAATCTCGGGGTGACCGTGGTCTTCTTCGTCGTGACACAGCGTCCGGTCGTGTCGCTCCAGCCGCGGGCGCTCGAGAACCGGGGGATCCTGCGTGAACTCCGCGCTGCATCGGATCGGATTGCCGGTGATATCGGAGAGAAGCTGTTCCGGGCGGCCGCATCGGGCTCTTACACGCGCCTGGACGACCTGGCGGACGAGTACTGGGCGTTGAGGTTGCGGCGGACGCTGGCGGCGATGCGTTCAGATCGGCCGCCGCTGCTGTGCACGCACGTGCTGGAGGACGAAGCCAACGATCCGGTGCTGAATCACATCCGCTCGCTCTGGTTTGCCAACAGCGCGGATGATCCGGTGAAGATCGTGTACCACCCGGCGTTCATCAACCCGGCGAATCCCCTGTGGGGCCTGGAGTACGAGCAGTTTGTTCGAGGGTGCCACCTGGGCGTGTTCCCGAGCGCGTACGAGCCGTGGGGCTACACGCCGGTGGAGTGCGTGATTGGCGGCGTGCCGGCGATCACGAGCGATCTGGCGGGCTTCGGAAGGTACGTCGAGGAGTACTACGGGGATCACGATCGATGGGGGCTCCGCGTGCTTAATCGCCGCGGCCGCTCCTATTCGGACGCCGCGGCGGACCTCGCCCGGATGCTCCTTGCCTACTGCCGGCTCGACCGCCGCGAGCGGGTCCTGCTGAGAAACGAGGTTCAGCAGCGATCCTGGGCATTCGATTGGGGCATGCTTGGTCAGGCCTACGACTGGGCGCACGACCTGGCGATGGCGCGAGCCGCGGCGGGCGCGGGCGGGCAGTAGATTCGTTCAGCGGTCGCGGGCCGCGGTGCCAAACGGTGGCTCGGCGAGTACGAGCCGAAGCGAGGCAATGACGCCGCGTTGGAGGTCGTTCCAAGGGCGTCCGGCGCGCCGAACGAATCTCTGATTGATCTCGAGCTCGATCCCGGCGTAGCGATCGGCTGGGAATCTCGTCCGCAGATGGGTCGTGAATCCGTCGTCCGTCCCGCGATAGGGGGCGTTGGGGCGGATGCGGAGACGCGGAAACTCCGCTCGCAGAGCCGCGAGCCAGCGGCGACACAAGACCCGCTCGGAGTCGCGACTGGGGTCGAAGAGGATTCCGACGTCGACAGACCGGCGCTGGCCCCGGATTACGGGCGTGAACGAGTGGACCGAGAGATGGACGGCGCCGGCTGAGCGCTGCAGGAGTCGAGCGATGTGGAGTTCAACCTGCCGGCGGTAGGGCGCGTAGTAGGTGGCGAGGATCGCCTTGGTCGCCTTCGCCGGGAGTGAAGAGGTGGCCGTCGAGAACAGGCCGTCATTGCCGATGGACCGGTTGAGGTCAACCACGAGGCGAGATGTGGCCGAGTAGAACAGCCGGGAACCGGTTGCCGAGCTGAGCCGACGGGCAAGGACAAGGGCTCCGGGATCCCAAGCACGGTGGGTGCGGAGCAGGCCGCGTCGGTTCGCGAACAACGGGGCACAGCGGGCGGGGATCCTGTTGCCGCCGTGCTCGCAGGTGACAACCAGGGCCCACGCCGAGTCGCAATTATCGTCCGGCACGGAACATCTCTCCCCGTGCCAGGCAATCGCAGAGCTCTGAATAGACGGCCCGAATCTCCTCGGCGGCTGGGTGCTGGCCCAGGGCGCGACTCAGTCGTGTCGCCAGCGTGCCCTCGCGCGTGATGACACCCAGCGACGGTATCCAGAGTGGAGCGTCCGGCGCGGGCGCCAGGCAGGACTCGATGAGGTGTGCCCAGAGCTCGCTGCCGGTCGCTCGGTCTTGCTTGTATCCGAGCGCGGCGAGATAGTCCCGGTCGGTAACGACTCCAGTGCCCGCCTGATGGATCATCGTCGTCAGGATCGGTTCGAGCCGCTCCACCGGCCACTGCTTCTGGTTCTCTGCAGGCTGCCAACGCTCTCCCACGATGTCGCGGAGCACCGCGACGATCGCGGCACAGATGGAAAGGTCGGCAAGCGGGCACTCCTGCACATCGAGAACCCGGATCTCGATGGCGTTCCGCATGAACCGCGCAATAGCGCCGCGGGCGTTGACCCACTCGAATCGGACGATTCCCTCTGGGTCAAGAGGCTCCAGGTCGCGGTAGATCCCCTCGAGCAGCTCGCCCTCGTAGCGGTCCTTGGTATAGATCGGCTCGGGGATGACCCGGCCGCTGACTGAAGGCACCCGGCGTGCGTTGGTCCGGTAGACCGCGAGGCGGTTGTCAGCGACTCCCGTCAACTTCCCGTCCATGATGGGAGAACTGGCCGCGAGCGCCGGCATGATCGGGAGCAGGAGCCTGATCGCGGCGTGCAGGCGACCAAACTGGTCGTCGCCGGCTTCGTGCGGGTCGGCAAACGGCAGGTTGAGGTGGACGCTCTGGAGGTTGGCCCAGCCGTGGCCGGACGTGCCGAAGATGCGGTCGAAGGCCGAGTAGATCGGTCCGTTGTCGTGGGGCCAGAGGCGCATCTCCTTGAGCGGATTCATCAGCGGGTGCATCGCCGAGGGCATCAGGCGGGCGCCGAAGGCCTCAAGGAGCGAGTTGACGCGGCCCACGCTGTCGCCGAAGCGAGCCGGCAGGGGAGCGAGCGACGCTTCGGGGCCGAGCGTCTTGAACTCGACGACGTGGAGCGCCAGCTCATTGGACCAGCCGAGCCCGGTCTCGGGCAGCTCGACGTCGGAGACGAACTCGGGCGAATCAATGTGCTTGCGAAGCAGGAGGTCCGCGATCGGCATCACGATTCCGGTGCGGGAATCGGTGATCATGTACTCCAGTTCGACCCCGAAGCCTTCGAACAGTCCTAGCGACACGATTCGACCTCGCTTTCAGAAGAGTGCGAACCGATCTAGCGAGCGGCAGGCTGGGGACTACCGGGCCCACGACGGCCGGCCATCGCCCGGTCGAAGAGCACCTGCATGACCGCGAGGTAGAGGTCACCCTTGAGGTACCGGTCCTCGTAGCCCGAATCAATATTGGGATTGTCGTTGACTTCCATGACGTAGCACTTCCCCTTCACCTGCTTGAGATCGACACCGTAGAGCCCGTCCCCGATGAGGTTAGCGGCCTTGACGGCCAGATTGACGACCCGTTTCGGGGCCTCCGACACCGCCATGGTCTCCACCTTGCCAAAGTCCTTCTTCCCGGCGCTGTCGGTCTGGACGATCTGCCAGTGGCCGCGCGCCATGTGGTACTTGCTCACGAACAGGGGTTTCCGGTTGAGCACGCCGACGCGCCAATCAAACTCGGAAGGGAGGTACGCCTGGGCGATGACCAGGTCGGACTTCGCCAGCATGGCCTGAAGAGCACGGTCCAGCTCGTCGGCCGTGCTCACCTTGACGACTCCGCGGGAGAACGCCCCGTCGGGAGTCTTGAGGACACATGGATAGCCAACCCACAGCGGGACCTGATCGATATTGTCGCGGTGGACGATCATGGTGCGAGGGCTCGGTACCCCGTGGCGGTCGAGCAGCTCGGCGAGGTAGACCTTGTTGGTGCAGCGGACGATCGACAGTGGGTCGTCGATGACGGCGAGCCCCTCGGCCGCCGCGCGCCGGGCGAAGCGGTAGGTGTGGTGGTTGACTGCGGTCGTCTCGCGGATAAAGAGGGCCTCGAACTCGGCGAGCCGCCCGAAGTCATCCTTTCCGATGATCTCTGGATCAAACCCGACGGCCTTTGCCGCCTTGACAAAGCGATCGATGGCACCCTTGCTCGACGGGGCGCTTTCCTCGTCGGGGTTGTAGAGGATGGCGAGATCCAGTCGCGGGCTCTCGGGTACTTTCTTGGGAGCCCGGCGCGTGAGGAAGTACTGGTTCGCCGCGTAGAGCATGAACAGCCAGTGCTCGGTCGGGATCTCGCTCGCGGGGATGGGGTTGATGCTCCGCAGTTCCCAGCGGCCCTCGTCGTGTGTGAACTTCGCGCGCAGGAGTGGGGCTGGAAAAAGGTTGAACAGGGCGAGCGCCAGGCGGTCGTACCGCTCCGCGATGTTCCGGCCAAAGTAGATACTGAGATCGAAAGTGGGGGACTGGATGTGCGAGAAGGATTTCTGGATCAGCGAATCGAGATCATCGCCGGCCAGGCGGATCATCGTCTGGAGTTTGAGGTCCTGGATGGTGGTGATGCTCGGCAGTGGTTTGTGGCCGCGAGCCGCGGCGAGGAGCGATACGTAGTAGCCGAAACTCTGGTAGCGATACGATCGGCAGAGGTTGAAGACCTTGGCGCCGCGCAGGTCGCTGTACTGAGGGTCGGACAGGTAGGCGCGTGCCGAAACCAGTTCCACGCCCGGGGTGTCCAGCGGCCAGTCGTTCGGGTTGTTAACGACGATCAGGATGTCCATCGGAGTCCCCCGCGCCTCGTGCTCGTGTCCCGCCGCGGGAAGATTGGGCTTCCGCCGAGCGTGGGACCGGTTTGGTGTCCTGCCTGGCTGCCTTGCCTGCTTTGGGGGCCGTGCCCCGGTCGG comes from the Phycisphaeraceae bacterium genome and includes:
- a CDS encoding YIP1 family protein, with product MLLPTEGLVEEQTQVDVVPWLDRKRRGRLVGWITTVGLALGMPRRLAGAIPVGRGTGAALGFLVVTSFVYLAIGLAVPALAMAALTVAAGQFGALVLLLIGPLLLIVAMVLWALCTHLILALTGGTPRGVSGTLACACYASGANVLLAIPCLSFYMIPLAWIWSAIALSIMLIVAQRVSALRGILAAVIPPLLLVLTGVGLVGFAIWTTTQQVAAMAATQSGSVAATMAIEAVTDGIMEFVEDNEGSLPPHGVALVADRHLSISDLYSSGMPAAPDRMVAGVDLIDLVTMSQSDKTAAVERAAGMLPDGVIAHRVGDVVFAYHGIDMVDEATDPRLWICVLVPESGAGPATLRIIRRMVMVGRVDGQTEGFSSDSWPEQLNLQNALRAKHGLAPLPDPLGVSQDAPVAATTGLPSGL
- a CDS encoding glycogen/starch synthase, whose translation is MPDRPWYESALNRLPSRPEGGSDVVDSERAPMGAVLFEFSWEVCNQLGGIYQVLRSKAKRMAERWRNRYFLVGPYVEARAALEFEPKKPTGWIAKVVDDLGAQGVIAHHGRWLIPGRPRVLLLEFRPGPAELQELKYFVWEHHGIETPGDVWMIDGVVALAEASRRLLHAVSRRWAAASEADAGADEGHPSTSGPLRPGRRVVAHFHEWLAGLAIPMIRRDGLPVATVFTTHATILGRSMAWNDEAFYDHLPWVNQAEEAGRFNVRCQHAIERAAAHGSDVFTTVSPITGEECTHLLGRGPDLILPNGISVEQSTVSHEFQNAHGQFKDRIHRFVMGHFFPSYSFDLDRTLYFFTSGRFEPRNKGFDLCLEAMARLNAELKASNLGVTVVFFVVTQRPVVSLQPRALENRGILRELRAASDRIAGDIGEKLFRAAASGSYTRLDDLADEYWALRLRRTLAAMRSDRPPLLCTHVLEDEANDPVLNHIRSLWFANSADDPVKIVYHPAFINPANPLWGLEYEQFVRGCHLGVFPSAYEPWGYTPVECVIGGVPAITSDLAGFGRYVEEYYGDHDRWGLRVLNRRGRSYSDAAADLARMLLAYCRLDRRERVLLRNEVQQRSWAFDWGMLGQAYDWAHDLAMARAAAGAGGQ
- a CDS encoding N-formylglutamate amidohydrolase codes for the protein MPDDNCDSAWALVVTCEHGGNRIPARCAPLFANRRGLLRTHRAWDPGALVLARRLSSATGSRLFYSATSRLVVDLNRSIGNDGLFSTATSSLPAKATKAILATYYAPYRRQVELHIARLLQRSAGAVHLSVHSFTPVIRGQRRSVDVGILFDPSRDSERVLCRRWLAALRAEFPRLRIRPNAPYRGTDDGFTTHLRTRFPADRYAGIELEINQRFVRRAGRPWNDLQRGVIASLRLVLAEPPFGTAARDR
- the dps gene encoding DNA starvation/stationary phase protection protein Dps, which translates into the protein MHKTKNDLPLKVRTAVVELLNARLADCVDLQTQVKQAHWNVKGPSFIALHELFDRISGEVSEFADLIAERTAQLGGTPLGTARVAAAKSSLGEYPLNISGGRQHVAALSAALASFGALARKAIDQADRLGDKNTADIFTEVSRGTDKALWFVEAHGQANA
- a CDS encoding RimK family protein, which translates into the protein MDILIVVNNPNDWPLDTPGVELVSARAYLSDPQYSDLRGAKVFNLCRSYRYQSFGYYVSLLAAARGHKPLPSITTIQDLKLQTMIRLAGDDLDSLIQKSFSHIQSPTFDLSIYFGRNIAERYDRLALALFNLFPAPLLRAKFTHDEGRWELRSINPIPASEIPTEHWLFMLYAANQYFLTRRAPKKVPESPRLDLAILYNPDEESAPSSKGAIDRFVKAAKAVGFDPEIIGKDDFGRLAEFEALFIRETTAVNHHTYRFARRAAAEGLAVIDDPLSIVRCTNKVYLAELLDRHGVPSPRTMIVHRDNIDQVPLWVGYPCVLKTPDGAFSRGVVKVSTADELDRALQAMLAKSDLVIAQAYLPSEFDWRVGVLNRKPLFVSKYHMARGHWQIVQTDSAGKKDFGKVETMAVSEAPKRVVNLAVKAANLIGDGLYGVDLKQVKGKCYVMEVNDNPNIDSGYEDRYLKGDLYLAVMQVLFDRAMAGRRGPGSPQPAAR